The window GATGATTGTTTGCGGAGACTTTTGGTGCTCGTAATCCTCGGGGGCCTGCTCGCGCTCTCAATAGCTGCAGGCTTCGTCGGCGCTATATCCGGCCTCGGCGGCGGCGTCTTTATCGTGCCCGCGCTCGTGATCGCCGCACACATGCCGATGCGCGTCGCGGTCGGCGCGAGCCTGATCTCCGTCGTCGCGACCAGCGCCGGCGCGAGCGTCGCTTTCGTCCGCGATGGCTGGACCAACCTCAAAGTGGCGATGCTGCTCGAGTGCGCGACGGTCACCGGCGCAGTTACCGGCGCCTATCTGGCCGGCGTCGTGCCCGTCGTTGTCCTCGAATTGCTGTTCGCCGCGATGATGCTGCAATCGGCGTACTTCTCGCTCCGAAAGAAAGGCGACGACATCCTGCCCAAGGGCGATCCGCTTGCCGAGCGGCTCGATCTCGCGGGCGAAATCCCCGATGAGAACGGCCAGCTCGCTCACTATGAGGTGGTGAAGGTTCCACAAGGTGCGATGTTGATGGTGGTCGCGGGGTTGATGTCGGGACTGCTCGGCATCGGCTCGGGCGCACTCAAGGTGATGGCGATGGACTACATCATGCACATCCCGCTCAAGGTCTCGAGCGCGACCAGCAACTTCATGATCGGCGTGACCGCCGGTGCGGGTGCGCTGGTTTTCCTCGGGCGCGGCGATATCGCGACGACGATCGCGGCACCCGTCGCGCTAGGCGTGACGGCCGGCGCGCTGACCGGGAGCCGCCTTTTGCCCGTGCTCAAGGTCGAAGCGCTCCGGATGGTCTTCGTCGTGATCCTGCTGCTGATCGCGGTCGAGATGGGCTGGCGTGCGCTGACGGGAATTTGATCGATGTCGAACGCCGAAGAAGACAAAGTCCTCCGCGTCTGGACGCCGATCCTGCTGCGCACGATTCTGATCGCGGCGGTGATCGTGCTCCTCGGCGGGCTGGTCCTGACCTATACCTACTCGCCCGATTACTACGTCGAGCGTTACAACGCTGTTCAACAGGGCCATCTGTTCGGCAAGGAAAAATTCCAGGGCCTGATGGATCGCATCGTCGCTGGGCAGCCTCACGCGGTGCTGACGCTCGGGCTCTTCGTCCTGACGCTGGTGCCGCTGGTGCGCGTCGCGTTCTGCTTCTTCTTCTTCATTAAAGAGCGTGACTATCCGTACGTCGCGTTCACCGCGTACGTGCTGATCGGACTGATTGTCGGCGTGATAGTTGGTCGAGTAGGCTAGCGGCACTCAGTCGGAGGTTCGGTGCGAGATGGAAATTCGCGGCAAAGTCGGTGTCATCACGGGCGGCGGATCGGGAATCGGACGCGCGGTTTCGGAGCGCCTGGCGCATGACGGCGCAGCGATCGTCGTCGCCGACCTCGACGCGGCGGGCGGCGCGGAAACGGTCAAACGCATCGAGGCCGCGGGCGGCAAAGCCGCATTCATCCGCGCCGATGTGACGAAGCTCGACGACGCGCGCAAGATGTTCGAGCTTGCCGTATCGAAGTTCGGCCGCCTCGACATCCTGCACAACAACGCCGGAATCGGAACCGGCACGCCGGGTTATCCCGACGCGCCGCCCGAGCGATGGCATCTCGTGATCGAAATCGATTTGCAGGCGGTTGTGCTCGGCACCGGTCTC is drawn from Candidatus Binataceae bacterium and contains these coding sequences:
- a CDS encoding sulfite exporter TauE/SafE family protein — protein: MLVILGGLLALSIAAGFVGAISGLGGGVFIVPALVIAAHMPMRVAVGASLISVVATSAGASVAFVRDGWTNLKVAMLLECATVTGAVTGAYLAGVVPVVVLELLFAAMMLQSAYFSLRKKGDDILPKGDPLAERLDLAGEIPDENGQLAHYEVVKVPQGAMLMVVAGLMSGLLGIGSGALKVMAMDYIMHIPLKVSSATSNFMIGVTAGAGALVFLGRGDIATTIAAPVALGVTAGALTGSRLLPVLKVEALRMVFVVILLLIAVEMGWRALTGI
- a CDS encoding DUF1634 domain-containing protein, whose translation is MSNAEEDKVLRVWTPILLRTILIAAVIVLLGGLVLTYTYSPDYYVERYNAVQQGHLFGKEKFQGLMDRIVAGQPHAVLTLGLFVLTLVPLVRVAFCFFFFIKERDYPYVAFTAYVLIGLIVGVIVGRVG